Proteins encoded together in one Jaculus jaculus isolate mJacJac1 chromosome 7, mJacJac1.mat.Y.cur, whole genome shotgun sequence window:
- the Bag5 gene encoding BAG family molecular chaperone regulator 5, whose product MAMGNQHPSVSRLQEIQKEVKGIEQQVIGFSGLSDDKNYKKLERILTKQLFEIDSVDTEGKGDIQQARKRAAQDTERLLKELEQNANHPHRIEIQNIYKEAQALVKDKIVPFYSGGNCVTDEFEEGIQDIILRLTHVKTGGKISLRKARYHTLTKICAVQEIIEDCMKKQPSLPLSEDTHPSVAKINAVMCEVNKARGTLIALLMGVDSTETCRHLSCVLSGLIADLDALDVCGHTEIRNYRREVVEDINKLLKYLDLEEEANTTYAFDLGQNHSILKIEKVLKRMREIKNELLQAQSPPELYLSSKTELQGLIGQLDEVSLEKNPCIREARRRAVIEVQTLITYLDLKEALEKRKLLPCEEHPPHKVVWDVLGNLSEIQEEVLSFDGNRTDKNYIRLEELLTKQLLALDAVDPQGEEKCKAARKQAVKLAQNILSYLDMKSDEWEY is encoded by the coding sequence ATGGCTATGGGAAACCAACACCCTTCTGTTAGTAGGCTTCAGGAAATCCAAAAGGAAGTAAAAGGTATAGAACAGCAGGTAATCGGCTTCAGTGGTCTGTCAGATGACAAGAATTACAAGAAGCTTGAGAGGATTCTAACAAAACAGCTTTTTGAAATAGACTCCGTAGatacagaaggaaaaggagataTCCAGCAAGCTAGGAAGAGGGCAGCACAGGACACGGAACGCCTTCTCAAAGAGTTGGAGCAGAATGCAAACCACCCACACCGGATTGAAATACAGAACATCTATAAGGAAGCCCAGGCCCTTGTGAAAGACAAGATCGTGCCTTTTTACAGTGGGGGCAACTGTGTAACTGATGAGTTTGAGGAAGGCATTCAGGACATCATCCTGAGGCTGACACATGTGAAAACCGGAGGGAAGATCTCCTTGCGGAAAGCAAGGTACCACACGCTAACCAAGATCTGTGCGGTACAAGAGATTATCGAAGACTGCATGAAAAAGCAGCCTTCCCTGCCGCTCTCTGAGGACACTCATCCTTCTGTTGCCAAAATCAACGCTGTGATGTGTGAAGTGAACAAGGCCAGAGGCACTCTTATTGCACTTCTGATGGGAGTGGACAGCACTGAGACGTGCAGGCACTTATCGTGTGTGCTCTCGGGGTTGATTGCTGATCTGGATGCTTTAGATGTGTGTGGGCATACAGAAATCAGAAATTACCGGAGGGAGGTGGTGGAAGATATCAACAAACTCTTGAAATACCTGGATTTAGAAGAAGAAGCTAACACTACATATGCATTTGACCTGGGGCAGAACCATTCCATCCTGAAAATAGAGAAGGTCctgaagagaatgagagagataaaaaaCGAACTTCTCCAAGCGCAGAGTCCTCCTGAGTTGTACTTGAGCTCCAAGACAGAGCTGCAGGGTTTGATTGGGCAGCTGGATGAGGTGAGTCTTGAAAAAAACCCTTGCATCCGAGAAGCCAGGAGAAGAGCAGTGATTGAAGTGCAGACCTTGATCACATACCTGGACCTGAAGGAAGCCCTCGAGAAGAGGAAGCTGTTGCCTTGCGAGGAGCACCCCCCACATAAGGTGGTATGGGATGTCCTAGGAAACCTGTCAGAGATCCAGGAAGAAGTCCTCTCCTTTGACGGAAATCGAACTGACAAGAACTATATCCGGCTGGAGGAGCTGCTGACCAAGCAGTTGCTGGCCCTGGATGCTGTAGACCCGCAGGGAGAAGAGAAGTGCAAGGCTGCCAGGAAACAGGCTGTGAAGCTGGCTCAGAACATCCTCAGCTACCTGGACATGAAGTCGGATGAGTGGGAGTACTGA